Below is a window of Malus domestica chromosome 13, GDT2T_hap1 DNA.
gaatccttatcaatagaacacgtaacttacataaaacacatccctaaggATGTTCTAGAATTATTTGAGactcattgaccaaaagtcaacagTCGGTCAAAGATCGACGGTAAGGTCTGCAACCCTACGTAACTCAATCTGGAAGATCCACACCTTGGATTTCCGATCTGTAACTTCCAaatatccacattatgcttctaaaatatcatactaaagtttcattacgatcccaCGGTTAGATATCCGCCAATTACAATTTCAAGTGAcggttaacgttttattttatgaacttacaaatccaatttgggaatATCCGTACTCGGAtccccgatccgtaagttccaatggtcctcaaatattacgtactataatgtattaaattttggtgacgatccaacagtcggatcgtcaattACTATTCTAATCAAGTGGCGGACCTTAATGGAACTAGGTTCAAACGACAAAAATTCGTCAATCGGACTTCACAAATGGAATCAGGGTATTAAAACTTAGCCTAAGAAGGTCAAGGGACGTGTCAGCCCACGTGCCACCGCAGGTGGCGGTTGGCCACCCCTACTCGCcgaaaaaatcaactatttacaaaaattaccaaattttatagaCAAGTAGATCTTAGTAAGAGGAACAATTTTCATacttgtggccaagtccaatttggcttaGAAACACCTGAAATTCACCTTGATCTGCCGAAAACCTTTGAAATGGGTGTTCATGATTCTACTCCAAACAAGCTTCGACGGACTTTGTTCCTAGGGTTGAGGGGagtctattggtggtggtggtcgacGGGATTAGCTTCAAATTTTGGTGATTCAAACCCAAAACCGCTGCATCCCACCATGTGGGTTCTCCCAATTTCAAGGCCAAATCCCTTGATTTTTAGGGTGAAATAGGAAGGGGGAAGGTCATGAAGGGTTTTCCAAGTGGTGGTTTGATGAAATTCGCCGGAAAATCTCTCAAAAACGGGTTGGGTCACGGGTTAAGGGGAGGGTCcaattctctctttcttttctccctcatttcccttccttttctttcctcCTGATTGGCCGGTtccctccctcctttctctcatttctcttctctccttctcatcccagccatccatttcttccttcccttttcttttcctttcatccCAACCACACACGTGGCATTTCACATGGCTTTAgattttttggagccttctaaaGAAgtttaaaattaccaaaatatccctgactttaaacgttaatatctcctttgttataactccaaattatgTTCTGGTTACGCCCACGCGTTCGTAACGATGAATACTACGAGGATACATCAAGAAAATATATCTTGTATGACACGACAAGGCGGTCAAACAAAATCAATGCATTTTCCttgaagggcattttcgtacattcacttattaaaattaaaaaaaaccgtAAAATTAGAAACGGGTCGTTACAGAAATCCAAGGACAAAATTTCACATAGGCAATACTTTTGTTTATCTACCTATAACATAGGTTTTTGTTTCTAATCGACCTCACATgtcatgtttttgttttcataaatctttattacaaattaattactaactacatcaaaaaaatttaaattttttatctaCCCCTCacaattctttttttatttattttttatatttgatgAACTTATCctatttgttgtaaatggatttaaatttttttttattacaaagtAGATAAGGCCttttaaaattcaatttaacaaattaaaatataatttttattttactgtAAGGGGCAAAATGGGCATactaataaatcaaatgaaaccagaattgatatgaaattaaGTGAGTTTTttggacttggatcaaaatgcCCTATATCTTTATCATGATTGATTAATTAGATGACTTGATCACGTATTGACTTTTGGTGGTAATGGAGTTACATACTTTGGCCAGTATAACATAGACAACAATTTCATATAGAATTCATATACTGTTTAATATATGGAATGGATTGTCTGAGTTGAGATAAAAATATGGAGAACAACTTTGAAGTTCGGTTTGACCGTTCATTTAAAGCATTATTTGCCCCAACTAAATAGGTTGACCAACTCCAATCTTTGGCCTAAGCTTTAGGAATTTGGCCAGAAAGTGTGGGGatgttgaaagtgtttttaatatGACTGAAAGAGCTTGTGATGAAAataatgttctaaaaatcccaaCCTAGAGTTGTCTAGGAGCTAGGCAGTTGGTCACCGTCCCAATTAATGCTTAggtgtttaaaaattaagaaaatgtgcCTAGGCCGCCTACCCCTCCCACACCTGCCTaagttgcgactcacttagacagaaaatagacaattttcattttgtattttattttttttcaataaattgttagagacttgttgaatacttaaatgagcaCAAATTATATGTATGTTCCctatgttttcattattttccaatacttcataatacatatgtcattctattttgtagtttatgatgaaattaggTATATTTTCACTATAAACAAAcatttatttacacgaaatataatggatttacttaaatccgtctaGGCGCCTCCTAGCCACCTAGGTGCTAAGCCCTAGCCCGCAAtctgactagcgcctagcgtatTTTCGAACCTtggatgaaaatgtttttaacacCAATTCTTGTTAAAATTTTAAGTGAATCTTGGATTCCAATGTTTTGGTCCGTCCCATCTCCTGGcctatttttatctttttcttccttAGACCCATTTTTTGGCCAGCATTAAAAAACCCAGTTTCAGAAGGCAAAGGCTTGTAGTTGGTCTTATTGGATACAACAAAGTTTGAAATCTGAAAAGTAAATAGATACTTATATAGGCAGCTCAACTCACCATATTGTTTCATTTCTGTATTAATTTCAATTCGCAGAGACATACTAGTTGAATATTCAAAGCATGTAATGAAGTTGGGGAAGTTGTTGTTCGAGTTGTTATCAGAGGCTCTTGGCCTAAAGCCAAGTCGCTTGAATGACATGGACTGTAGTGAGGGGCTTCTGATTCTAGGTCATTACTATCCTTCTTGTCCACAGCCAGAGTTGACTATGGGCACAAGCAAGCACGCCGACAATGACTTTCTCACAGTGCTTTTGCAAGATCATATTGGAGGTCTTCAAGTTCTTCATCAGAGAAAGTGGGTTGATGTTCCGCCTGTGCCTGGTGCTCTTGTGGTTAACATTGGAGACCTTTTACAGGCAAGTACAAAACTATCATATATATTGTTATTGGATTGATGCGTCATCGTTCTATATATGTTGTAATTAAAATTGATTATTCTCTAATCATCAATTTATAGCCAGTGCATAATGAAGATATTAATTGCTACCCATACCATCAACTTGTTCAATGCATGATTTACTAAATGATCTACAAAATAATTGGCACTATCATTACTATCTTGTGATATTCTTGTATATTTGTAAGTTAATGTCAAGTGTGatccattgtgtggcttagttGAAATATCATATACCATGTGTTACCATGATTTTTATGTCTATATTTCTGCCCTCTCTAAATTCTATCATTTTTCTTGTGTCAAATTGTTTGATTTAGATTCAATTTTGGGTTTTAATGTTGAATTCTTTTGTGGTTTCAGCTTATATCAAATGATAGATTCAAGAGCATACAACACAGGGTACAAGCAAACTGTGTAGGTCCAAGGATATCTGTTGCGAGCTTCTTCTGCACAGGGATGTTACCGTCAACAAAGCTCTATGGACCCATCAAGGAGTTAGTATCAGAAGACaatcctccaaagtataaggagACCACTGTGAGGGACTACGTTGCTTACTTTAACAACAAAGGCCTTGATGGCACATCTGCCTTGTCACATTTTAAGCTTTAAAGTTTGACACAAAGGATCagtaccaaggttctaaaagatgatATGCACTAGTCAGGCAGCAGCTGAGGTCTAGAGCCtagacggatttaagtaaattattttatatctttaatattttggtGAATTTGATAATATGAGATGAAAGTTTAAAGGATTATAAAGcatagtttggtattgttgtgctttttaaaaaaaaactgattttgctgtgttgtgagaataaatagttgtaaaataaagttgttacgTATTTGGTAAACCTTTtcttgtaaaagtgcttttaataaaaaaaaatagtgtcttagtatttggtaaacttttatataaattgctttGAATATGTCAGATgactaaaaataatataatatttaatgTGATTTAATAATTGTCAAAGACAATAATGTAGAGGCaaatattgtaattttgtaaaacatgtgggGGTGTACTTGTTATTTGAAATGTTCATTAAATTATCATTGATTACTatgctttgaagaaaaaaaaacactttcttTAGAAACAGGGTAgattctgcttttgcttttctctgtttttctactttcatagacaacattttttttttttttaccaagcaCATTTAATGTTCCAGATTTTTTaatgagctttttttttttttaagcaccacAACCCCAAACCAACCCTAAGTTTGTTAGTTTCAAAGATGGTGAACTTAAAAAGAAAAGTCATATATGTAGTGTAAACTTGTTGTCTATTGAAAGCATTTTCTTTAAGTGGTTTAATGTGCCAAATAAAAGCGAGGTGAGGCGCACCACATGAATATTTAATATATGTTTATGTTAGCTGCTTTTCTCAAATCCAATTGATTGGAATCAGtttaaaaaacaattaaacaaaaaggttgagtggtttttttttttttttttttggagtaaaAGGTTGAGTGGTTTTGTGTCTTGTCTGTCACGTGTAGACTTGGCATTTGTATAGTGTTTCTCGTGTTCGTAACATACCCGATACCTTAACGGGTCATGTCATGTAACACCTATTAAAGTAAACGGATAATATGACTCAAACCGAAATTGACCCATTAATATTattaggtaatatgacccgatccATTTTgcgttaaagaaaatatattttaatcaataaataatgaaaatgaaaaatataatttgactttaaaaaatggaaaacataatactaaattagtatatgcatATTACATTGTCAAATCAATATTACTTCaaagcataaaaaataaaaaataaaaaaaaataaaaaacatttgtctttcaagtattatAGATCCCAAAATAAGAtcctaataaaaaaaagattagTACATTACTACAAAATACCAAATGTTCAAGGATATGGAAAATGAAGAGAGTTGAGTTTCAAGGTTGAGAATGCAATCCCAAGCGTTTATATATGCCTTCATATTTTTCAGACTtgtacattaattattatgaatttccTTATTTTGAAATCCCCTAAATATACTATTCATGATTGCTTGTATGGTTCTAAAAATTGAAACGGTGATGTACCCATCCTCAAAGTGTAGAGGATGCGCTCATGAGCGTTTGCcgattttttcacattttttgcacttgtaaattaattattataatttttaatgtattttgTATTATTAAATTACTCTTGATTTTTTCTATTgtgttttataatatttttaatctcactctttgagtatattctataaaaataaataaataaaacttaaatataataatacaataatatatatatatatatgtatatgtattcaCACACATTATGCCTATtatattttatagtaagtttttttttattagtttaaagaattaaaatcaccaaaataacatttttcttaaCGTGTTGAATCGGGTTACCCATGTTTCACTTTCGTGTTAACCTGTTAATAGTGACGAAGCTACATGACGGCGAGGAATGGCGGCCGCCCCTCCCTTTTCCGGAAAACATGCCTAGAAGCACTAGTTCAACCCCTCTGCTCTCGTCGAAAATGAGAATTCTCGCTCTAGTGATTTGGTTTCTGCTGCTACGCAGCAAAGATGGATTTGTTTTTTTGCCTCTTTTTTATTAGATTTTGGAGAActaaatctgaaaaaaaatgtaGTTGCAGACCGATTGAACTTGcgaagaagatgaaggtttgTTTGATATTCCCTATACCAAACGGTGTCGTTTGGCAATACtgaccctttttttattttttctctcttaaaagttaaaactgaTTGTACTAACACACCCTTCTCCTTCTGTCCCTTCTGCCCCACTTTGTTTACCCATTTccccctctcttttttttctattctgaccgcacttttttttgtttgttaatcaattctttctctcttatttatttatttattgttaattattattattattattattcttgtatgtatttttccttttttaagaCCCCAGCATGTGTATTTTAAACTCTcacattatttataaatattatattaatttttaaaaaataatgtaaatattgtgtaatgCTTATTTTACGATAAAAGAAATTCATTTAAATCCATCTAGGCTCCTGTCTAAATCTCACCTAGGCACCTAGTTGTAGGCTTCAATTCGCTACCTGACTAGTGCTTAACGTTTTTTTTAGAATCTAATCCTAACCAATTTAAGCTTCTTACATGACTTTAATATTACCGCTTACAACCGCTTTGATGAAGAGATGGTTTTCTGTTATGAATATTGATTCAAAATTTTGCACTCTCCAATGTGAAAGCAACCATTTCGATTGAACCTTACACTCTTTTGAATTTCGCCCCGCCCCTCAGCAAATCCTAGCTTCGCCATTGCCTGTTAAGGACTAATTATTAACAGGTTCTTATCGTGTGACCCAATAACGACActattagttatcgtgttgacttGAAACCCTttattttcatgtcatttaggtATCGTGTTAACTGGTCGTGTAAGAAATTACCAAGTCTAGTCACGTGGGTGGGAATGGGAAGTGAGAGAAactcatttctctttcttcttcctctcatctTCTTCAATGGAAAGTAGTCTGAAATGCagaaccaaaacccagaaaGAGAACCAGCTACTATgcaaaaaaaatctgaaatgcCCAGACCACCATTTAGACCACCCAGTCGCCTTCCTAGGCTGCCAAGCACCGCCTCGGCGCCCGCCTAATTTCTTTACCGATTTTTCTTCCGACTATGGGTTAATCGCAGTGGCTGGCCATTGTGTAgcgtaggcctggcaaacgggtcgtgtcagtcgtgttcgtgtcgttttcgtgtaacacctgttatcttaacgggtcgtgtcgtgtcacacccgttatcttaacgggtccttaacaggtcgtgtcactttacccaacgggtaaagtgacccgacccgttatgacccgttatgacccgttaagaaaaatatatttttttcttaaatttgcacataccacacattgccacataaatattacttcaaaacattaaaacacatttgtcgtttaagtactacatctacactcgaaaataagagcctaataaaaaaataatgcatacactactaatctattacaaattttaaatgtgcaaggatatgcaaaatgaaacagtttttgttttcaaggttgtgaaatttttctcaaaagtgtaaacctcaatttacaaaatcctcgatttacatcgatcatcatgaaattgcattggaactttggcttgatctattgccttcaagagttatgttgatgatgttttcagtaagcttttccacgtcataactatcttctgcataaactaagcatagaaaaaccaaacattaaaaatcattcaaattatgagaagtttaccaaaataattatgaaaaaaaataaaacaatagtactataccatacttttattaagtataaacataagattttgtggtatccactagtgtaaatattttaaattgaagatcgaattcaatcattgtattcatataaggtcaaggagtgtagttgtaaaaaatcatcaaaatcgaagttaaattaaccgttaaatcgtgatttttcgtttataaccgtcgaaaagttttgtcccgttacgtgctctctgaatctttttttgttgcaatttttggcgtatgcgatcttgaaatatatacaaacatgtttgacggttggatcatagaaactagtttcgtagaatgagtatcccatcaaaacaatagattcactaatacttaagagtttattcatacttttattaagtataacataagattttgtggtttccactagtgtaaatattttaaattgaagatcgaattcaatcattgtattcatatagggtcaaggagtgtagttgtaaaaaatcatcaaaatcggagttaaaatgaccgttaaatcgtgatt
It encodes the following:
- the LOC103414730 gene encoding 1-aminocyclopropane-1-carboxylate oxidase homolog 1-like; this encodes MVATITNDDRKSEVKAFDDTKEGVKGLVDAGITEVPRIFHQPPELDDHYIKNSSSDSEASQFSIPVIDLQGLELDSPTKRNEIVAKVGEASETWGFFQIANHGIPVDVLEEIKDGVRGFFEQDTEVKKELYTRDPLKPLVYNSNFDLYSAPATNWRDTFLCYVAPNPTKPEDLPQVCRDILVEYSKHVMKLGKLLFELLSEALGLKPSRLNDMDCSEGLLILGHYYPSCPQPELTMGTSKHADNDFLTVLLQDHIGGLQVLHQRKWVDVPPVPGALVVNIGDLLQLISNDRFKSIQHRVQANCVGPRISVASFFCTGMLPSTKLYGPIKELVSEDNPPKYKETTVRDYVAYFNNKGLDGTSALSHFKL